Proteins encoded in a region of the Synergistaceae bacterium DZ-S4 genome:
- a CDS encoding macro domain-containing protein, whose amino-acid sequence MPLEIIRNDITKVHADAIVNAADPSLLGGGGTDGAIHKAAGPELLAECRALGGCKVGEAKITKGYRLPAKYVIHTVGPVWHDGSSGEEKVLSDCYRNSLELAKKHKLESVAFPLISSGTFGYPRDKALSAAISAIGEFLLKNDMTVYLVVYDSASFMLSEKLFSSIKQYIDDNYIEERASDFTRERIRENFARDSANAARRRERSLDDVVKNLDETFSQMLLRLIDEKGMKDSETYKKANIDRKLFSKIRNDIYYKPSKQTAVAFAVALKLNLDETRDFLARAGFALSKSCYFDMIIQYFIEHENYDIFEINEALFAFKQNLIGA is encoded by the coding sequence ATGCCGCTTGAAATAATCAGGAATGACATCACAAAAGTACATGCTGACGCCATCGTCAATGCGGCAGATCCTTCCCTGCTGGGTGGGGGCGGGACCGACGGGGCCATCCACAAAGCGGCCGGGCCGGAGCTGCTTGCTGAATGCAGGGCTCTTGGCGGCTGCAAGGTTGGGGAAGCTAAGATAACCAAGGGATACAGGCTGCCCGCAAAATATGTGATCCACACAGTCGGCCCTGTCTGGCATGACGGATCAAGCGGGGAAGAAAAAGTGCTTTCGGACTGTTACAGAAATTCCCTTGAACTGGCAAAGAAGCACAAGCTTGAAAGCGTTGCCTTTCCCCTGATCTCTTCCGGCACTTTCGGGTATCCCAGAGACAAGGCCTTGTCGGCCGCGATCTCTGCAATAGGCGAATTCCTCCTGAAAAACGACATGACGGTCTATCTGGTCGTCTACGACAGCGCATCCTTCATGCTGTCAGAAAAGCTTTTTTCATCGATCAAACAATACATTGACGACAATTACATAGAAGAGCGGGCATCCGACTTCACAAGGGAGAGGATAAGGGAAAATTTTGCCCGTGATTCCGCAAATGCCGCCCGCAGGCGTGAAAGAAGCCTTGATGATGTCGTCAAAAACCTGGATGAGACTTTTTCACAGATGCTGCTGCGCCTCATTGACGAAAAGGGCATGAAGGACTCAGAAACATACAAAAAAGCAAATATTGACAGAAAGCTCTTTTCAAAGATAAGGAACGATATCTATTACAAACCTTCAAAACAGACTGCGGTGGCATTTGCTGTTGCGCTGAAGCTCAATCTGGACGAAACGCGTGATTTTCTTGCAAGAGCAGGATTCGCTCTTTCAAAAAGCTGTTACTTTGACATGATCATCCAATATTTCATTGAACATGAGAACTACGATATATTTGAGATAAACGAAGCGCTCTTTGCTTTCAAACAAAACCTTATAGGAGCCTGA
- a CDS encoding PDZ domain-containing protein, whose protein sequence is MSKKYMSLFLVFTIIFTFAGPAYSTVIYPPGTAPAMQGPLYDENGNEYHYSPGHGGYMSNGSMLPSGHPLYDKKGGKGNVYYAGESSQQNYQRSSEVWTALGAFLGFMIINAIVNNDQTENKNENTQYPVSLQEDIDKLAENEKHYVTRTVGKIGVGNFLTALQKYCQEKNMPHSSNVYNNTVCFSFLNNEQNQEQSRIYTEYTYLFNSNTNTCDITVSAPSVRLSKSVQVDYVEPTPRNFNEFGLNLMKEPGIVNGYVGYYVNDITPMSRAHRLGIKKSDHIIKINNYCMTLDDDQKVVFENMNNPTYKDKYPSTLYILRHGIIEHFTVRM, encoded by the coding sequence ATGAGCAAGAAGTATATGTCTTTGTTCCTAGTATTTACAATTATTTTTACGTTTGCGGGTCCAGCGTATTCAACTGTAATTTATCCACCGGGAACTGCTCCGGCAATGCAAGGCCCATTGTATGATGAAAATGGAAATGAGTATCATTACAGTCCTGGCCATGGTGGCTACATGTCGAATGGCTCAATGCTGCCATCGGGGCATCCTCTTTATGATAAAAAAGGAGGGAAGGGCAACGTCTACTATGCTGGGGAATCATCGCAACAAAATTATCAGAGGTCATCTGAGGTTTGGACTGCACTTGGTGCCTTTCTCGGTTTTATGATAATTAACGCAATAGTTAATAATGATCAAACTGAAAACAAAAATGAAAACACTCAATACCCAGTGTCATTACAAGAGGATATAGACAAGCTTGCAGAAAATGAGAAACACTATGTGACTCGCACTGTTGGGAAAATAGGAGTAGGCAATTTTTTGACTGCTCTTCAAAAATATTGTCAAGAAAAAAACATGCCTCATAGCAGTAATGTTTACAACAACACCGTCTGTTTCTCATTTTTAAATAATGAACAAAACCAAGAGCAGAGCAGAATATATACCGAATATACTTATTTGTTTAACTCAAATACCAACACTTGCGACATTACTGTTTCAGCACCGTCAGTCAGGCTTTCAAAATCAGTACAGGTGGATTATGTTGAGCCTACGCCTCGTAATTTCAATGAGTTCGGTTTAAATTTAATGAAAGAGCCAGGTATTGTTAATGGTTATGTGGGATATTACGTAAATGATATTACTCCAATGAGTCGTGCACATAGATTAGGTATAAAAAAGAGCGACCATATAATCAAAATCAATAATTATTGCATGACGTTGGATGATGACCAAAAAGTTGTTTTTGAAAATATGAATAATCCAACCTATAAGGATAAATATCCTTCTACGTTGTATATTTTGAGACACGGTATCATAGAACATTTCACAGTTAGAATGTAA
- a CDS encoding ImmA/IrrE family metallo-endopeptidase — translation MSGQSYQSFLFDSEEQKPKKYVPELDKLYAEVGSFRKSKDYMKLLNFIKKFPKIAPYNAMLVRIQRPGSEFVASASEWEKLYNRKINPGAMPLVILQMFGPVGFVFELGDTYGPNPIPKEILDPFGVVGEVSEKMYHTTIENMKNDRIIYCEAKYGTGRAGQISSVSGKKLTRKYKNTEYRSKARYEMVVNSQHKPTTRFATMLHELGHLYCGHIGTPNSKWWKDRRRFNLSLESMEFEAESVCWLICERLGIENPSAKYLEGYTNENGEIPDVSVDTILKATGSIESLIKGNVMPHRNKVEKKIQKDPYHEIIVEVDD, via the coding sequence TTGTCAGGACAATCATATCAGTCATTTCTATTCGATTCTGAAGAACAAAAACCGAAGAAGTATGTGCCTGAACTTGATAAATTATATGCTGAGGTAGGTTCGTTCCGAAAAAGCAAAGATTACATGAAATTGCTTAACTTCATTAAAAAATTCCCAAAGATAGCTCCGTATAATGCAATGCTCGTCCGTATCCAAAGACCAGGAAGTGAGTTTGTAGCTTCAGCCTCTGAATGGGAAAAATTATACAACCGTAAAATTAATCCGGGTGCTATGCCGCTAGTGATTCTGCAAATGTTCGGACCTGTTGGTTTTGTTTTTGAGCTTGGCGATACATATGGACCGAATCCTATTCCTAAAGAAATTTTGGATCCCTTTGGTGTCGTTGGCGAAGTGTCAGAAAAGATGTATCACACTACTATAGAAAACATGAAGAACGATAGAATAATTTATTGTGAAGCAAAATATGGCACGGGAAGGGCAGGTCAAATCAGCTCAGTATCCGGCAAAAAGCTAACAAGAAAATATAAAAATACCGAGTATAGGTCTAAAGCAAGATACGAAATGGTTGTAAATTCTCAACATAAGCCCACGACTAGATTCGCTACGATGCTCCATGAACTCGGACATTTATACTGCGGTCATATTGGTACACCAAATAGCAAATGGTGGAAAGACCGCAGGCGATTTAATCTTTCGTTGGAAAGCATGGAATTTGAGGCTGAAAGCGTATGCTGGCTTATTTGCGAGAGATTGGGAATTGAAAATCCGTCTGCGAAATATTTGGAAGGCTACACAAACGAAAACGGTGAAATCCCAGATGTAAGTGTGGACACAATTCTTAAAGCTACAGGTTCAATTGAATCTCTAATTAAAGGAAATGTTATGCCGCATAGAAACAAGGTTGAGAAGAAAATACAAAAAGACCCATATCACGAGATAATTGTAGAGGTCGATGATTAG
- the istA gene encoding IS21 family transposase gives MTKIDDIRKAFFEEGISISEISRKQSIDRKTIRKYITKDDFNQPQLKPVIKTEQPKLDPYKGIIDGWLENDRKAKKKQRHTAQRVFDRLKQEATGFDCSYRTTAKYVKAKKETMYRSGKSALPLEHKAGEAQVDFGSADFYENGRLYSGKYLNLSFPSSNAGYIQLFKGENMECLLEGLAAIFKRMGGVPHRLWFDNTSTIVTKVLKEGHRDLTDKFLRFKGHYGFTAVFCNPDAGNEKGNVENKVGYHRRNMLVPIPEVKDLETYNRYLLKKSEEDHDREHYRYDRSIAELHKEDLKELLPLPTAENAIGVRPTQLTERYLYE, from the coding sequence ATGACCAAAATCGATGATATCAGAAAAGCTTTTTTTGAGGAAGGAATCTCTATAAGCGAAATATCGAGAAAACAGTCTATAGACCGTAAAACGATAAGGAAATACATCACCAAGGATGACTTCAATCAACCTCAGTTGAAGCCGGTAATTAAAACTGAACAGCCAAAGCTCGATCCTTACAAAGGAATAATAGATGGCTGGCTCGAAAATGACAGGAAGGCAAAGAAAAAACAAAGACACACGGCACAGCGCGTATTCGACAGGCTGAAGCAGGAAGCGACAGGTTTTGACTGTTCATACCGAACGACGGCCAAGTACGTTAAGGCTAAAAAAGAAACAATGTACCGTTCAGGGAAATCGGCACTGCCGCTGGAACATAAAGCCGGAGAGGCCCAGGTGGACTTCGGTTCAGCGGACTTCTACGAAAACGGCAGGTTATATTCAGGTAAATATCTGAATCTCTCTTTCCCCTCGAGTAACGCCGGATACATACAGCTTTTCAAAGGGGAAAACATGGAATGCCTCCTGGAAGGACTTGCTGCAATATTCAAACGTATGGGAGGTGTGCCCCACAGGCTCTGGTTTGACAACACCTCGACCATAGTGACAAAGGTGCTTAAAGAAGGACACAGAGACCTAACGGACAAATTTCTGCGTTTTAAAGGACATTACGGCTTTACTGCTGTTTTCTGTAATCCGGATGCGGGAAACGAAAAAGGAAACGTTGAGAACAAAGTAGGTTATCACAGGCGCAATATGCTTGTCCCAATACCGGAAGTGAAGGATCTTGAAACATACAACCGCTATCTGCTCAAGAAGTCGGAAGAGGACCATGACCGTGAACACTATCGTTATGACCGGAGCATAGCAGAACTTCACAAAGAGGATCTAAAAGAGCTGCTTCCTCTGCCAACGGCAGAAAATGCCATTGGGGTCAGACCTACACAATTGACAGAAAGGTATCTGTATGAGTAA